Within Corallococcus exiguus, the genomic segment CTATCTGCCGCTGACCCGCGCCAACATCCTCCGCCAGTCCTTCAAGTTCCTCGGCGAGCGCTACGGCTGGGGGCACCAGTTCAATGCGCGCGACTGCAGCGGCCTGACCAGCGAGGTGTACCGCAGCATGGGGCTGCTCCTGCCGCCCAACTCCGGGATGCAAGGGAAGAGCGCGGCGATGAACCACCGCCTCTTCACGGCGCAGGACTCACACGCCGAACGGGTGCGCGCGCTGGAACAGGCGGAGGTGGGCGACCTCGTCGTCGTCCCCGGCCATGTGCTGATGATCATCGGCCACGTGAACGGCGAGCCCTACGTCATCCAGGATGTCCCGTATGCCGTGTTCAAGGACCCGGCCACGCAGCAGGTCCGCAAGACGAAGCTCAACCAGGTGTCGGTCACCCCGCTGCTGCCGCTGTACGCCGACGACACGCCCCTGTACGTGGACGCGATGACGAGCCTCGTGCACGTCACGCGGCCCTAGAGCGCCGAACAGGTCAGGTCACGCTGCGAGTTGGTAACGCGCGGCGACCTCGAGGTTTTGGACGACCGCGAGTCGCCTGAGGTCAAAGCGGTTGCGGCGCGTGCCTCGGTAACATCGTGACGCTGCGCCCCTTGCCGGATGCGCCGTGCCGCCATGAAGTCGCGCCATCGTCCACGAACCAGAGTAGGCTCCCCCTCCCTGTTCGTTGGAGTTCCGTCGATGCCACAAGCCACACCGCGCTCGTCACTTCAGGGAGCGCGTCCCAGCGTCTTCCTGCTCGCCGGAGCGTTCGTCACCGGCATGTTCCTCTTCGCCCATGGCGGCTGCGGAGGTGACGAGTGCCAGGACGCCGCCGGCTGCCGTGAAGACAAGGGACCGCCGGCTTCGAACACGGAGTGGGTCTGCGAGGACAAGCGCTGTGAGCAGCATTCCGTCCAGGTGCCGCCCCCGGATTCCGGCACGGACTCGGGGATGCCCGACTCGGGGATGCCCGACTCGGGGATGCCCGACTCGGGGATGCCCGACGCGGGGACGCCCGACGCGGGTCCCACCACGGTGAGCGTGCAGGTGCTCGCGTTCAATGACTTCCACGGGCAGCTCGAGGAGCCCGCGGGCCAGATTCTGACGGGCGTGGCCCCCGACGGTGGACAGGTGCGGGTGAACGCGGGCGGCGTGACGTACTTCGCCCGGCACATCGCGGCCCTGCGGGCCACCAATCCGAACACGGTGGTGGTAGCGGCGGGAGACCTCATCGGCGCCTCCCCGCTGCTGTCGGGGCTCTTCCACGACGAGCCCACCGTCGAGGCGATGAACCTGATTGGCCTGGACCTGGTCGCGGTGGGCAACCACGAGTTCGACGAGGGCAGCACGGAGCTGTTGCGCATGCAGTCGGGCGGCTGCCACCCGGTGGATGGCTGCCTGGACGGGGATGGCTTCCCGGGCGCGAAGTTCAAGTTCCTGGCGGCCAACGTGGCTACGAGCGTGGACCGCACGCTGTTCCCCCGCTACGACGTGCGCGAGTTCGAGGGCGTGAAGGTGGCCTTCATCGGCATGACGTTGGAGAACACGCCGGAAAGCGTCATACCCACGGGCGTGGCGGGGCTCACCTTCAAGGACGAAGTGCAGACGGTGAACGCGCTGGTGCCGGAGCTGCGGCGGCAGGGCGTCGAAGCCATCATCGTGGTGGTGCACCAGGGCGGAATTCCGACCTCGGGCTCGCTGGTGAACGAATGCAAGGGCGCGGGTGCGGACGGCCTCATCTCAGGTGCCATCGTGGGCATGGCCAAGGGCCTCAACGACGCGGTGGATGTCATCGTCAGCGGCCACACGCATCAGGCCTACAACTGCGTCATCGATGGCAAGGTCGTCACGAGCGCCTCGTCGATGGGGCAGCTCGTCACGGACATCGACCTGACGTTGAGCAAGGCGACGGGCGACGTCTTGGAGGCGCGAGCGAACAACGTCATCGTCACTCGCGACGTGCAGGAGGTCGGCGCGGTGAAGGAGCTGGTGACGAAGTACCAGGAGCTCGTCACGCCGAGGGCCAACCGGGTCATCGGATGGGTGTCGCAGACGCTCAGGACACAGACGGACTCCGCGGGCCAGTCCACCCTGGGCTTCGTCATCGCGGACTCGCATCTGGAGGCGACGAAGCCCGCGAACCTGGGTGGGGCGCAGGTGGCCTTCATGAACCCGGGCGGCATGCGCGCGAACATCGCCCAGGGCGAGGTCACCTACGGCGAGGCCTTCACCACGCAGCCGTTCGGCAACAGCCTGGTCACCCTGACGCTGACGGGCGCGCAAATCGAGCAACTGCTGGAGCGGCAGTGGCGGCCGTCGGGAGCCACCCTCATGCTGCTTCCGTCGGCGGGCTTCACCTATGCGTTCAGCGCGTCGGCGCCCATCGGAAGCCGCGTCGACCCGGCGTCCATCCGGATCAACGGCGTGCCAGTGAGCCTGACGGCGGAGTACCGCGTCACCGCGAACAACTACCTCGCGAGTGGGAGTGATGGCTTCCCGGTGTTCGCCGAGGGGACGAACCGGCTGGGTGGTGCCGTGGACAGCGACGCGCTGGAGGCATACCTGAAGGCGCACAGCAGTATGGCGAGCCCCTTGCCCACCCCCGCGCTCAATCGCATCACCCTGCTGCCCTAGGGCTCATCGAGCGGCTACGCCTGGATGCGCCACTCCGGCCTCGTGCTCGCGTATCGCGCTGGAGTCGTTCCGACGATGCGCCGGAAGTGGCGGTTCAGCTGACTCTGGTCGTAGAAGCCGACGCGCGTCGCGACCTCCGACGCCCGGAGGCCGCTTTCGAGCAACACCTTCGCCCATGCGATGCGCAGGTGCATGAGGTACGCGTGCGGCGGCATCCCGACCTGGGCGCGGAACGCGCGGCAGAGATGGAACTTGTCGTAGCCGGCATGGTCCGCGAGGTCATCCAGCGTGATGGCGTCCCCCACGCGCTCGCGGAGGTACTCCATCGCCCGTCGCACCGGCCGCGTGTGGTCCGGCGTGGCGCCCCTCAAGACCGTGAACGCCTCCACGGCTTCGACCACCGCGACCTCCAGCGTAAGGCGATCCGCGCCCGCGGCGACCGCGTCGTGGAGACGCTGGAAGGCAAGGCCCCGCTCGTCGCCGGGCTTGAAGTGGGGATGCGCGACGACCTTCCCCTCATGGCGGATGCGCTCGATGTCGCGCTCGGGCAGCACGACGGCCTGGTAGGTCATCGTCCCGTCGTGCGCGACGTCGCGGTGCACGTCGCCCGGCTGCTTCAGGTGGATCTCGCCGGGCCCGCCAGTCCAGACCCGGCCCCTCCCCCACCACTCGCTGCGCCCGCGCTCGATGCGCATGGACGCGTGGAATTCCTTCATGCCGACGCGAAGCAGGTCGGTCGTCATGCGCACGGCCCGGAGGCCAGGGACCGAGACCGGGATCGCGTCGAGGGTGAACATCCCCTCAGTGTAAGGAGCTTCGGCGGCCCTGGCTTGGCGTTTCTTGGCACGAAATCTCCGCCAAGAAGCGCCAAGCGCGCGTGCCACCTGCCCCCGTATCTCCCCGGGCATGAACGACAAACAAGTCGCCCTCGTCACCGGGGCAAACAAGGGCATCGGACTGCGGATCGCCAAGGACCTCGCCGCGCACGGCTTCACGGTGCTCGTCGGCTCACGTGACCTCGCCCGTGGCGAGGCAGCGGCGAAGACCGTCGCCGGTGACGCCCGTGCGCTCGCGCTCGACGTCACGGACGCGAAGTCGATCTCGGCCGCGGCGGAGCGCATCCGACAGGAGCTGGGGCGACTGGACGTGCTCGTGAACAACGCGGGCATCGCCCGTTCGGGCAGGCAGGCGCCCAAGCAGGGCCAGCCGCTGGCGGAGCGCGCGAAGGCGGGCCGTGCGACCGTCGCGCCGCTCGACGAGTTCCGCGCGGTGTTCGAGACGAACGTGTTCGGAGTGATCGCCGTCACGCAAGCGATGCTCCCGCTCCTTCGGGAAGCGCCGGCGGGGCGCATCGTCAACGTCTCGAGCGGGGTCGGCTCTCTCACGAACAACTCGGACCCGGCGAACCCGTACCGCGCGATGTACGGGGTCTACTCGTCGTCGAAGTCGGCCCTCAACGCCATCACGCTCGCCTTCGCCCTGGACCTGGAGTCGACCCGCATCAAGGTGAACGCGGTGTGCCCGGGCTTCACCGCCACGGATCTCAACAACTTCCAGGGTACCCGCACCGTCGAGCAGGCCGCGCGCGCGCCCGTGCGCATGGCGCTCCTCGGACCGGACGGCCCCACGGGCACCTACTCGGACGACCAGGGCGTCATTCCCTGGTGACGCGGGCTCCCCCGCCCCGATACCGCTACAGGGGGCGCAGGGAGGCCCGGTCGATATCGACGGAGTCCTCGTCGTCCTCGTCATGACCGGAAGAGGCTTCACTGGCCCGGAAGCGCTTGCCTTCGGGCGTGACGAGGAACCAGGAGGTGGCGACCGCCGGATCGTCCGCGGGAGGAGAGACAAGGAGCTCCTCGCCAAGCAGTGCGGCGACCCGGGTGGCCACCTCCACCGACGTGAGCCCCGAGGACTCTCGAGTGCGGGAGACATCGACGTAGAGGGTCACATCCGTGCGGAAGCCTTTGGACCGGAGCGCGGTCTCGACGAGCACCGCCGCATCCGAGGGGCCGTCCACGTCGAAGCGCGCCACACCTTCGGGAGGGAGACCGAGCGCGCGGCCGATGCTGTCGAAGAGGCGAGCTTCCTCCACGGCGCCCCGCGCGATGAATCCGACAACCTGTCTTTCCGGCTGCATGGCTCTCCCTCTCAACCCGCTTTGTGCGCCTTGAGCGCGGCCTTCCTGTCGCCCTGGGACGTGCCCATCTTGTCCAGGATCTCCTTGGCGCGCGGGGTGTCGTCAAACTTGTTGTAGACCCCCAATGCCTTGAAGGCCGAGCGGTTCAGCTCATGGAACCCGGTGCCACGGATGGGATACAGCGTACCATTGTCGTGGGCCCCATAGGTCCGCCCGCCAAGCGTCCAGGTCACGGTCCCCGAATCGCTGCCCTTCTTGGCCTTGCCGTCGTTGATGTCCTTCACATCCCGGCTGACATCGACCCGCGACTCGATGACGGTGTTCTTGTCCTTGGCGACGGAGGACTGGTCGACCTTGCGGATGTAGTGCCGGTCCGCGGGCCGGGACGTGGGCTTCGCGGGCTTCTCCGCCCACGCGGGCGGCGCGATGAGCAGGACACCGAGCGCCATCAGCACGGTGGCCAGGGTCAACGGGATGAAAGGCTTCCGGACAGCGGGACGAAGCATCGGAGGCTCTCCTGCGGAGGGGGATGCGGCCGTCCGGTAAGCCTCTCACAGTTACTTTGGACCTGGCTTGCGCTTCGCTCGCGAGGCCTTCGGCTTGCTCTTGCCTTCGAGGTTGAGCACCACCGCGGCGCGGATGAGCGCCTTGAAGGCTGCTTCGTTGATCTTGTCGCCTTCGTGGATGTCGATGGCGCGCCGGACGTTCCCGTCGAGGCTGGAGTTGAAGAGCCCTGAAGCGTCATTCAACGCGGCCCCCTTGATGAACGTCAGCTTGACGGCGGCCTTGTACGACTCGCCCGTGCAGATGATGCCGTCGTGGGACCAGACAGGGGTCCCCATCCACTTCCACTCCTCGACGACCTCGGGGTCCGCTGCGTGGATGAGCGCGCGCACCTTCGCGAGCGTCTTCCCACGCCAGTCCCCCAGGTCCTGGATCCGCTGGTCGATCAACTTGGACGCGGACTCCGTCGCGACGGCCTTCTTCATGCCCGCCCCGCCTGCAGGCTGCGCCAGGAGCCGTACGAGAGCACCCAGAGCACGCCGGTGACCGCCGCGAAGGCCCACGCCTCCGGGCCATCTCCCATTGCGAAGTGGGCGATGAGCGCCGAGACGAGATTGATGGCGAAGCCGGCGTAGGCCCACTCCTTGAGGCGCGCCGGCACCGGTGCGAGCAGCACCAGGATTCCGAGCAACTTGGCCCACGCCAGTTCCACCCGGAAGTAGCTGGGGAAGCCGAGCCGGGTGAACCCCTCCGCCGCATCCCGCAGGTTCAACTGCGCGTAGGCGGTGAAGCCCATCTCCAGGCAGAAGAGCGCGGTGGCGATCCAGAAGGTGATGGTCACGGCTTTGGGGGACGTCCTGGCGGCGACGAGCGCCGGCTTCGGCAGGGTCGATTCCATGGGGTGTTCCTTCACTCCTTCGAGTTGCTGGCCTTCCAGGTGGGACTCTGGACCCCGAACTGCTCCGCGTACTCGGAGTTCAAGCGCTGCCAGTCGTACTGCATCGCATCGGGCCCCACGATGCGGCCCATGGGGTCGCCTGAGAGGAGCTGCTCGAGCACGTCGAAGCAGATGTGCCAGCCCGCGGCGCCCCACGAGATGAAGCCCCGGTCGATGTTGTGCCAGAGCGTGAGCCGGGTACCGCCGACGCCCGTCGCCTCCAGCTCCCAGCGCAGGTCCTGCTGCCCCCAGCTGTACTCGAGCAGCTTCGGCTCTTCCGCCCGCCTCACGGTGGTCTCGGCGACCATGGGCGTCGGCGCACCGACCGTGGAGAGCTTCACCGGCCCCACGCTGGCCATGTTCCGGTCCGCGTCGAACGGCGCCCATTCAGCCAGGTGCGCGGGGTCGGTCAGCGCCTTCCACACCTTCGCCGGGGGATGACGCAGGTCCCGGACGAGGACGAGCGTCCACTTGTCGCCTGCCTTCTGGACACTGGCTCCGGCCGCGGGGCCGGGCGTGTACTTCGCACGGTGGCTCATCGTTTCTTTCCCTTCTTGGGTTCGGGTTCCTGGTCCATCCGGTCGAGATGGCGTTCGAGCGCGTCCACGTGGGCCGCCCAGAAGCGACGGAACGGCGCGAGCCACTCATCGACCTCCATGAGCGGCTCCGGCCGGATGCGATAGACGCGCCGTTGAGCGTCGACGCGCGACTCCACGAAGCCGGCGTCGCGCAGCACGCGGAGGTGCTTGGACACCGACGTCTGAGGCATCCGCAGCTGGTGCTCGATTTCGCCGACGGAGTGCTCCGACGCCGCCAGCAGGCTGAGGATGGCCCGGCGGTTCGGCTCCGCGATGATCGCGAACGATGATTCCATGCCCCATCTATGCCCACGACTTCATATACCCGTCAAGGCATATACGATTCCTGGCGGTGCCCAGGCGGGCCGCCTGGCCGTCTGGTGCTCAAGGAATGCGCTGCATCCAGGGCCGGCGGAACAGGAGCGCGTGGCCGAACAGCGCCGAGCCCACCAGGGCCGCGGGCAGCCACACGATAGAATGGCGCCAACATGATCTCTTCGCTGCTCGTTCGGACCCTTGCCATCGGTGTGTTGCTTCTGGGCGCGGCCGGTTGCACCGGCACTGTCGGCGGTCCGGATGGCGGCGGCGTTGTCGTGGACACGGACGCAGGCGTCGATGCGGGCTCCGATGCCGGCGTCGATGCTGGAGTCGTCTCGTGCGGCGAGCAGCCCGCGCGCCCTGCCCCGCCGACGAACCTCGCCGCGGCCAGCGTCTCCTCCTTCGAAGTCGCGCTGACGTGGGAGCCGTCGCCGGATGCGTTGGTCAAACGCTACCGCGTGCTGCGGGGCCTGGCGCTGGTCGGTCAGGTGCTTCGGCCGTCCTTCGCCCACCGTCCGGTCGTCCCGGGCGAGACGTACACGTACACCGTCACCGCGCTCACTGACGAAGGCGGCGAGAGCCTCCCGTCGAATCCGGTGACGGTGACCATCCCCGTGCCTCCGCCGGATGTGTTCTCCGCGCTGGCACCGGGACACTGGTACGAGTTTCCGGCGTCGAACCTGCGGGCCTCCGCGCTGTCCCCTTCCCTGTACCCGTGGCTCGGTCTGGGCGAGGGCATCAGCGGCATCATGGACGACTGGTCGAGCGGTGCGTTCGACACCCAGCGCGACCGGCTCTACATCTCCGGCGGCGGCCACAACGGCTACTACGGCAATGAGATCTACGGCTTCGACCTCCGGACGGGCGCGTGGGTGCGCCTGACCGATCCGGATCCCGTCGGCTCCGGGCAGGAGTGCCCCGACCGCGCGCTGGGGGTCAACTGCGCCATCCACACGTATGACGGGCTCGAGTACCTGCCGCCGCCCTTCGACCGGTTCCTCGCGATTGGTTGGGATGGCTGGCCGCAGACGGCGCTCAACCTCGACACGAACCGCTGGGAGAACCACCCCGACCTTCCGCAGCTGGGGACACGCACCGGCGCCAACAGCGCCTACGACCCCAACACGCGCGTCGTCTGGTACCACGCCGGCTCGCAGGCGCTGTCGTTCTGGGATCCTGTCACCGGCAAGTGGACGATCCGTGGCGAGGCGGATCAGCAGGGCTATTACAAGAACGCGGTCGTCGACCCGCGGCGCAAGCTCTACGTCGAGATTGGACAGGGCGTCACCGACACCACGGCCATCGACGCGCTGGGGAAGTTCGTTCCGAAGCGCGTGCGGCTCGCCACCACGGGCGCCCGGGAGATCGAAGACGGGGGCAATCCCGGCGTCGACTACGACGCGGTGACCGACCGCATCGTCGCGTGGAAGGGTGGCGGTGACGTCTACTCGCTGGACCTGGACACCCGCGTCTGGACGAAGCACACGGCGCTCAGCACGGTGGTGCCCGGTCCGGCCAACATGAACGGGACCTATGGCCGGTTCCGCTACGTGCCGAGCCTGAATGTCTTCGTGGTCGTGAACACCGTCGACACCCATGTCTTCGTGTACCGGCTCGATCCAAGGCCCGCTCGACTCTTGCGGCGCATCGACGTGACCGCGTCCACCGCGCCGGTCGAGGTGGGGATGGGTGGCAAGCTCCAGGTGACGGCGGTGTTCCAGGACGGGACCTCGGTCGCCGCAACCTCCGAAGTCACGTTCAGCTCGCTCGATCCGATGGTGGCGACCGTGGACGCGGTCGGTAGCTTCCGGGCCCTCAACCCGGGCCGGGCACGGCTGCAGGCCAGCTACACCGACCCGCTCACCCGGCGTGCGCTGGTGGGGGCGCTGGAGCTCGAAGTGGTGCCGATGGCGGGCGACGTCGTGCTCGAAGCGTTGCAGATCCAGCCTCCACCGACGCTCAAGGTGGTTCGTGGCAGGTCGGCGGGCATCAAGGCCGTGGGCTCCTTCCACCGCGGCACCGACGTCTTCACGCGCGACGTCACCTGCGAGGCCACCTGGAGCTCCGACGCTCCGGCCATCGCCACGGTGGCCCACGGCACGGTCCAGGGACTCTCGGAGGGCACCACGACGCTCCACGCGAAGGTCGGGACGGTCGAAGCCCAGGCGGCCCTGGACGTCATTCCGAACGCGACGCTCGATCTGATCGCCTTGAACTTCCAGCCTCCCGGAGCGCCGCTGGTGTCGGGCTGGGCGGTGGCGGACGACTCCGCCTTCGATGCGGCGCGCGGTTGGGGCTGGCAGGGCGCGGGCGGACTCCAGACCCGAGGCGACCGCAACGGCACCCAGGATCCACGCCTCGCCAGCTTCGTGCTGACGACGGGCGCGAAGTTCCGGGTCCAGGTCCCTGATGGCCGGTACCACGTGGCGGCCTCCGTCGGGGACAACAACTTCGG encodes:
- a CDS encoding SRPBCC family protein, with product MSHRAKYTPGPAAGASVQKAGDKWTLVLVRDLRHPPAKVWKALTDPAHLAEWAPFDADRNMASVGPVKLSTVGAPTPMVAETTVRRAEEPKLLEYSWGQQDLRWELEATGVGGTRLTLWHNIDRGFISWGAAGWHICFDVLEQLLSGDPMGRIVGPDAMQYDWQRLNSEYAEQFGVQSPTWKASNSKE
- a CDS encoding DUF1801 domain-containing protein, with the translated sequence MKKAVATESASKLIDQRIQDLGDWRGKTLAKVRALIHAADPEVVEEWKWMGTPVWSHDGIICTGESYKAAVKLTFIKGAALNDASGLFNSSLDGNVRRAIDIHEGDKINEAAFKALIRAAVVLNLEGKSKPKASRAKRKPGPK
- a CDS encoding bifunctional metallophosphatase/5'-nucleotidase, giving the protein MPQATPRSSLQGARPSVFLLAGAFVTGMFLFAHGGCGGDECQDAAGCREDKGPPASNTEWVCEDKRCEQHSVQVPPPDSGTDSGMPDSGMPDSGMPDSGMPDAGTPDAGPTTVSVQVLAFNDFHGQLEEPAGQILTGVAPDGGQVRVNAGGVTYFARHIAALRATNPNTVVVAAGDLIGASPLLSGLFHDEPTVEAMNLIGLDLVAVGNHEFDEGSTELLRMQSGGCHPVDGCLDGDGFPGAKFKFLAANVATSVDRTLFPRYDVREFEGVKVAFIGMTLENTPESVIPTGVAGLTFKDEVQTVNALVPELRRQGVEAIIVVVHQGGIPTSGSLVNECKGAGADGLISGAIVGMAKGLNDAVDVIVSGHTHQAYNCVIDGKVVTSASSMGQLVTDIDLTLSKATGDVLEARANNVIVTRDVQEVGAVKELVTKYQELVTPRANRVIGWVSQTLRTQTDSAGQSTLGFVIADSHLEATKPANLGGAQVAFMNPGGMRANIAQGEVTYGEAFTTQPFGNSLVTLTLTGAQIEQLLERQWRPSGATLMLLPSAGFTYAFSASAPIGSRVDPASIRINGVPVSLTAEYRVTANNYLASGSDGFPVFAEGTNRLGGAVDSDALEAYLKAHSSMASPLPTPALNRITLLP
- a CDS encoding ArsR/SmtB family transcription factor — its product is MESSFAIIAEPNRRAILSLLAASEHSVGEIEHQLRMPQTSVSKHLRVLRDAGFVESRVDAQRRVYRIRPEPLMEVDEWLAPFRRFWAAHVDALERHLDRMDQEPEPKKGKKR
- a CDS encoding helix-turn-helix transcriptional regulator, whose translation is MTTDLLRVGMKEFHASMRIERGRSEWWGRGRVWTGGPGEIHLKQPGDVHRDVAHDGTMTYQAVVLPERDIERIRHEGKVVAHPHFKPGDERGLAFQRLHDAVAAGADRLTLEVAVVEAVEAFTVLRGATPDHTRPVRRAMEYLRERVGDAITLDDLADHAGYDKFHLCRAFRAQVGMPPHAYLMHLRIAWAKVLLESGLRASEVATRVGFYDQSQLNRHFRRIVGTTPARYASTRPEWRIQA
- a CDS encoding DoxX family protein translates to MESTLPKPALVAARTSPKAVTITFWIATALFCLEMGFTAYAQLNLRDAAEGFTRLGFPSYFRVELAWAKLLGILVLLAPVPARLKEWAYAGFAINLVSALIAHFAMGDGPEAWAFAAVTGVLWVLSYGSWRSLQAGRA
- a CDS encoding fibronectin type III domain-containing protein translates to MISSLLVRTLAIGVLLLGAAGCTGTVGGPDGGGVVVDTDAGVDAGSDAGVDAGVVSCGEQPARPAPPTNLAAASVSSFEVALTWEPSPDALVKRYRVLRGLALVGQVLRPSFAHRPVVPGETYTYTVTALTDEGGESLPSNPVTVTIPVPPPDVFSALAPGHWYEFPASNLRASALSPSLYPWLGLGEGISGIMDDWSSGAFDTQRDRLYISGGGHNGYYGNEIYGFDLRTGAWVRLTDPDPVGSGQECPDRALGVNCAIHTYDGLEYLPPPFDRFLAIGWDGWPQTALNLDTNRWENHPDLPQLGTRTGANSAYDPNTRVVWYHAGSQALSFWDPVTGKWTIRGEADQQGYYKNAVVDPRRKLYVEIGQGVTDTTAIDALGKFVPKRVRLATTGAREIEDGGNPGVDYDAVTDRIVAWKGGGDVYSLDLDTRVWTKHTALSTVVPGPANMNGTYGRFRYVPSLNVFVVVNTVDTHVFVYRLDPRPARLLRRIDVTASTAPVEVGMGGKLQVTAVFQDGTSVAATSEVTFSSLDPMVATVDAVGSFRALNPGRARLQASYTDPLTRRALVGALELEVVPMAGDVVLEALQIQPPPTLKVVRGRSAGIKAVGSFHRGTDVFTRDVTCEATWSSDAPAIATVAHGTVQGLSEGTTTLHAKVGTVEAQAALDVIPNATLDLIALNFQPPGAPLVSGWAVADDSAFDAARGWGWQGAGGLQTRGDRNGTQDPRLASFVLTTGAKFRVQVPDGRYHVAASVGDNNFGAGLASVEFAGTGIAYGVGTGNTAGAGIVEATAGQGLVFDVVGSINWLAGMRVNGMDFNEALAAAKTW
- a CDS encoding SDR family oxidoreductase, whose amino-acid sequence is MNDKQVALVTGANKGIGLRIAKDLAAHGFTVLVGSRDLARGEAAAKTVAGDARALALDVTDAKSISAAAERIRQELGRLDVLVNNAGIARSGRQAPKQGQPLAERAKAGRATVAPLDEFRAVFETNVFGVIAVTQAMLPLLREAPAGRIVNVSSGVGSLTNNSDPANPYRAMYGVYSSSKSALNAITLAFALDLESTRIKVNAVCPGFTATDLNNFQGTRTVEQAARAPVRMALLGPDGPTGTYSDDQGVIPW